Within Labrys wisconsinensis, the genomic segment ACAGGAGGCGGTCGACCAGCCCGGAATCGACCCGGTCGGGCGCGAAGACGATGTCGGCGATGCCCTGGGGCGGGTCCTGGTTGAAGTCGAGGCCCGCGGTGCCGAAGGGCAGGTCCATGTCGACGATGACCGCGTCCTGCCCGACGGTCTTGGCCACCGCCCAGGCAACGTTGTGGCAGACGGTCGAGGCGCCGACGCCGCCCTTGGCGCCGACGAAGGCGAGGGTCCGCCCGACGGGATCGGAGCCCGGGGTGTGGAAGAGGTCGGAGAGCGAGCGCACCAGGGCGAGAGGCCCGACCGGAGCGATGATATATTCGCTGATGCCGCGGCGCATCAGCTCGCGGTAGAGCAGCACGTCGTTGATGTGGCCGATGATGACCACCTTGGTGCCGGGATCGCAGAACTCGGCCAGGCGGTCGAGGCCGGCGATCAGCTCGTCCCGGGTCTGGGTGTTCTCGATCAGGATGACGTTGGGCGTCGGCGCCGCGCGATAGGCCTCCGCCGCGGCCGCGACGCCGCCCATCTGGATCTTGACATGCGCCTTGTCCATACGCCGGTCGGCGGCCGCGGTCTGCACGACCTGCGCGAGATCGGAGGTCTCGCAGAAGGCCTGGAGCGACACGCGCGGCAGCGGCACGATCTGCGCGTCGCCCGGAGCGTGGGAAGAATGGGTGCCGGTGCTCATCGTCTGGTCCTCACTGGCCCACGCCGGTATTGATCTTTTCCTTGCCCTCGTCGGGATAGATCGTGGCAGTCGCCTGGCCCTGGCCGTACTTGCTCATGACCGTGACGCGCCTGACGGCGCTGCTCGGCCCTTCCGGACGGGCGCGAACGAGGTCGAGCGGGTCGGCCACTTGCTTGGCGAGGGTGTTCTGGGTGGCGCAGCCGAAGTTCTCCCAGGGCTGGGCGCGATTGTTCCAGCCGCTCAGCGTGCCGTTATACTCGGCGATATCGTCCGGCCATTGGCCGCAGGGGCCCTCCACCTGCGCCTGGAGGCGGGTGAAGGCGAGCTTCACCGGCGCGATCGCCTCGGGGTCGTCGGGCCGGTAGGAGCCGGTGCGGGCCGAGGTGACGCCGGCCGAGGCGAGCGCCTCGCGGATGCCCTGCCCGGCCCGGCGGGCGGTGGGGTCGGTGGTCGGGAAGCCGATCAGCAGCGGCCCCTCGCCGCTGCGCCGGTACTCGGCCGCGAAGGCCCGGACGTCGGCCATCTGCCGGGCGCCGATATGGCCGCTGCCGCCGGCCAGGAAGATGTCGATCGAGCGGCTGCCATGGTTGAGCACGATGGGGTGGACCTGGGTGTAGGTCGGGTCCGGCGGGCCGACGACGCGGTTGGTCGGCGCGCAGGCGGCGAGCGTGAGGGCGAGCAGGCCGGCCGCGGCGCACGGTCCGGGGACGATCCGGGTCCTGCGGCGGGCGGAGGAAAGAACCGACATGGGGGATCTCCGGAGACGGACCGATCAGTCCACAGTGAAGCCGTAGCGTCCGGCGAGCTTGCCGGTCGGGGCGGGCGCGCCGCGCACGCCGTAGATCTTGTTGAAGCGCCCGAGCAGGAAGGTCGAGGGATCCGAGGCGTCGGTGAAGCCGTCGCTCGGCAGGGCGATGTCCTTGCGGTCGACCGCCTTGGCGAGATAGGGCGTGACCATGATCATCAGCTCGGTGTTGTCGCGCTGGTAGTCACGCGAGCGGAAGAGCTGGCCGAGGATCGGGATGTTCATCAGCCCCGGCGTGCCGTTGACCACCTGCTTGGTGTTCTGCTGGATCATGCCGGCCATGACAAGCGAGGCGCCGGAGGCGAGCTCGACCGTGGTGTCGGCGCGACGCACGGTGAAGGCAGGGATCACGGCGCCGTCGGTGGTGGTGAAGGTGTTCTTGTTGTCGATGTCGGAGACTTCGGTGCCGACCTTCAGGCTGATGCGGCCCTCGTTCAGCACCACCGGCGTGAAGGTGAGCCCGACGCCGAACTGCTTGTAGGTGTAGCCGGTCTGGCAGATCGGCACGCCGCCCGCGGTCGCCGGCGTGCAGCTCGAGCTGGTCAGGATGGGGAACTCGCCGCCGGCCAGGAACTTGGCGGATTCGCCGGAGATGGCGGTCAGCGTCGGCTCGGCCAGGGTGCGCAGCACGTTGGCGCGCTCGAAGGCCCGAATCGTCGCATTGAAGTTGGAATTGCCGATCGAGGCCGTGTTGCTGGCGATCGGCCCGGCGAGGCCGAAGGGATTGGAGGTCGAGAAGGTGAAGGTTCCGCTGTTGTTGCCGCCGGCGAGGTCGATGCCGAGCTGCTTGAGGATCTGGCGCTGCACCTCGGCCACCGTCACCTTCAGCATGACCTGCTCGCGGGCGCGGATCGAGATGGAGTTGGCGACGGCGCCGTCCTTGCCGAGGAACTGGGAGGCGATGGCCACCGCCCGCGACGCATCGTCGGCGGAATTGACGTAGCCGCTGAGCAGCACGCCCTCGTTGAGCTGGCGCACCACGATCTCGCTGCCGGGCACCGCCTCCTGGATCGCCCGGGCGATCGGGCTGATGTCGCGCTGGACGTTGATGTCGAGCGCGCTCATCTGGTTGCCGGCCAGGTCCATGAACACCAGGGTGGTCTGGCCGACGCCCGCGGCGGTGACGAAGACCTTGCGGGCCGAGCGCACCACCGCGTTGGCGACCTGCGGGTTGGCGACGAACACTTCCTTGGCATCGCGCGGCAGGTCGACGATGATCGACTTGCCGAGGCCGATGTCGACGCGGCGCGTGGTCTCGCCTTCGCCGGCGCCGATGCGCAGATTGGTCTGGGCCGCCGCCGGCGCGGCGGCGAGGCCGCCGGCCAGGAGCGCCGCCGCCAAGATCAGGACCAGGCGCATCGCCCGCCCTTGGCGTCCGCGGTTGTGTCCTTGGGACAACATGGCTTTCTTCTCCTGATCGGCGAACATCGGTCAGCGGGGCGCAGCGTTGGTGATGCCGTAGCGCACGACGGTGCCAGCCCCCATGACGCCCTGGCCGGTCTCGGGCGTGGCGGCGCCTTCGAGCCCGGTCGGGTTGGCGTCGGCGAGCGGGCGGAGCGAGAGGGAGATCGACCCCATCTCCTTGCCCAGGGCGAGCACCTCGGTCTGCGGCGGCGTGAGCTCGAGCGTCGCCGTCGAGCCGGCGATGACCTTCTGGCCGTCCTGCTCCTCGAAGTTCTGGTCGATGGCGAGAACGCGGACGTTGCGCAGGATGATCTCGCTGGTCCAGGCGTCGACGCCGGTCTGCTTGGTGGTCTCGGGATCGCGCCGCGTCAGGATCACGTCGACGCGGTCGTTGGGCAGGATGAAGCCGCCCACGGCGGTGTCGACCGCGATCTTGGTGGCGACGGCCCGCATGCCCGCGGGCAGGATGGCGGAGAGGAAGCCGGCGCTGTTGGCCTTGACCAGCTTCTGGGCGCGCAGCGGCTCGCCGGCGACGAAAGGCGTGCGGACGATGGCGCCCTTCCAGGTCTCCATGGCGGCAGGGTCGTTCTTGTCGGTGATGTAGGTCGGGCCGATCGAGGCCTCCGGCCAGTCCTGCCAGCGCATGTCGCGCGGGCCAAGGGCGGTGCCGACATTGATGTCGCTGGCCGCGACCAGGACCTTGGTGGCGGCCACCGGCGCGGGCGGGGCCACGGCCAGCGGCACGGGCGCCGGGTTGGAGGCGAGATAGACGTAGCCAGCCCCACCGGCCGCGGCGAGCGCAATCAGCAAGACGGCGACTTGCGCGGTTTTCATCAGCTTGAACCCTATCGGCCGCGGCGGACTTGCCGCTGATGGGCCGATTGGATCAGCGAAAGGTCAATTCATGGTTAACGAGATGTATCTAGGTGTTCTTTTCCGGCTCAGGCCCCCAACGCCTGCATCCAGCCGGTTTCCGGGTAGATGATGAGCGCCGCGATTGCGAGGGCGATGCCGTAGGGGACGCCGGTCTTGGTGTCGTGCAGTCGCGCGATCCAGGCATGCCGCGCCGCGAATCGCGGCAGCGGCAGCGCGCGCATCTGCAGCAGACCCAGCGTGAGCAAGCCGCCCAGCGCCGATCCGATCAGAAGATACATCAGGACATGGTCGAAGCCGAACCACAGGGCCGTGGCTGCCGCCATCTTGGCGTCGCCGCCGCCGATCCAGCCGAAGGCGAAGCAGGCGAAGGCCGCCACCAGCACCAGGGCGCCGGCGGCCAGGTGCCAGCCGATCTCGGCCGGTGCCATGCCGGTGACGAGGGCCACCCCGAAGAAGGCCAGGGCGAGGCCGACGGTGACGCGGTTCGGGATGGTCATGCGCAGGAGGTCGGACACGGCGGCGTAGACCACCAGAGCCGGAAAGACGAGAAGGATCAGAAGCTGGCTCATGACATGCCCTGAAGCGTTTTGCGACTTGACGGACTCGCCGGGACTCGCAAAGGCGCGTCGAAACAAGGAGTGGGAGCAAAGCGGCGTTTCCGCCCGACCACGCTTTGCTGCAGAAGAGGCGGATCGCCGGGGCGGCACTATCGCGCCGGATGCTTTCGACGGGGTAAACGCCGCCGGCAAACGCGCAAGGCGCCGACGGTCGCGGCGCCTTGCGAGAGAGGACGGAGGTCCGTGGCCGGCCGGGCCGCGGGAGGCCAGGCCTCCCGCAGGCCGCAGGTCAGTTCAGGTTGGCAGCGATGTTGCTGAACTTGTTGGTCAGGTTGGTGCCGACCAGCGTCATGGCGCCGATGGCGACCACGGCGATCAGGGCCGCGATCAGGCCGTACTCGATGGCGGTGGCGCCGTTCTCGTCCTTCACGAAACGTGCAAGCAGGGTGGTCATGGGCAGAGGCTCCAGGGGAATCCGACGGTTCGAAGATGCCGCGCCGCCGGAGCCTCGCGACGGCGAGGCTTCGGCGGCCGGGCCGGCGGGAGGCGCCGCCTCCCGGACGGTTGGCTTACTTGAGGTTGGCGGCGATGTTGCTGAACTTGTTGGTCAGGTTGGTGCCGACCAGCGTCATGGCGCCGATGGCGACGACGGCGATGAGGGCCGCGATCAGGCCGTACTCGATGGCAGTGGCGCCGCTCTCGTCCTTCACGAAACGAGCGAAGAGGGTGTTCATGGGGGGGCTCCAGTTGTTGTTCGACAGTTTGGTGTTCTCCCGACCGCTCGTACTGCCGATCAGTGGAACTGGCGATGACCATACGCACCAAGCGTTGCAGCAAGGTTAATCCGGGCGCCGACAATTCTAAGAGATGCCAAAATATACGAGATGGTTAAGATTGTGTTCTACGATTTATCCAAGCAGATATGAGTTATACATGCACATGGTCCGATATTTTGTTTGCTTAATAAATGATGACTTCAAACAATAGGAAAGGTCCTGATTTCGATCTCCGCCGCATCCACGAAAGGTGTCGCGGCCGTTGACCGGGTGCGTCGGCAAGCAGAAGGCCCCCGGCGCGCCGGTGGAGCCGCTTCCCGCACCGCGATCGAGGCGCCGACGCTTTGGAGCATGCCTTGCAGCCGGCCGTGCGCCGCACACAGGACGGTGAAACGCGTTCCCTGCGTCCGGGCGGCTCCTGCTATCGAACGCGCATGCCCGCGCTTGCGCTGGAGTGGTCCCTGAGCCGAGAGGTCTTCAGGGTCTCTCTCCGGCGGCATCTTCCGGGGAGCGTTTCGCAGAATGTGCGCGCCCGTCCTGCGGGGGTGCGCAGAAATCCGCCTCGGAGGCGCTGTTTCACGACGCCGCGTAACCGATTCTCAAAACTTCGTCCGCAGAGTGCGCGCCGTTCGCGACGGGTCCCGGGCGGGACGGGCGAGCAGGAGCGGATATCACGGTGACCAGCGAACGCCTGCGCGGAGCGGCCCTGCCCAAGCGCTTCCGGCGCGACCAGTCGGGCGCGACGGCAGTCGAGTTCGGCTTCGTCGCCATGCCCTTCTTCGCGCTGATCTTCGCCATCGTCGAGATCTCGCTGACCTTCTTCACCAACCAGGTGCTCGAGACGGCGGTGCAGGACGCGGCCCGCCAGATCATGACCGGCCAGTCGCGCTCGAACAATTCGTCCACCGCAGCCAACAATACGCAGATGGCGAACTTCAAGTCGCTGATCTGCGCCAAGATCAACAGCGCCTTCATCGATTGCACCAAGCTGCAGGTCGACGTGGAGACCTATACGACCTTCGCCGCCGCCAACACCGGCGAGCCGATCGCCGGCGGCAAGATCGCCTGGACCCCCGGCTACCAGACCGGCAATCCCGGCGACATCGTCGTGGTGCGGGCCATCTATCCCATGCCGACCTACACCAATTTCTACGGCGTGGGCCTTGCCAATCTCAGCGACGGCACCCGGCTCCTGATGGCGACCGCGGTGTTCCGTACGGAGCCGTTCAAATGAGCGCCGCGCCGCCCGAACCCACGGCCGAGGCGCCCGGAGCCGCCCGGCGCCGCCATGGCCTGCCAAGCAGCATCTTCGAGCTCCGCCGACGGAGCGGGCTCGAAAATTCCGCAGAACATCAAAGTTCCGGCGGAGCTTCGCGGGTCGGAACCGCGCTCCGATCCACGAAACGCTGCCTGGGCCGTTTCGGCACCGGCGAGGGCGGCGTCGCCCTGGTCGAGTTCGCCATGGTGCTGCCGCTCCTGGTGCTGCTCTATGTCGGCGGCATCGCCGTGACCCAGGGCATCATGACCGACCGCAAGGTCATCCTGCTGGCACGCTCGCTCGGCGACATCGTGGCGCGCGGCACCACCATCACCGCCAGCGAGAGCACCGACGTGTTCAACGCCGCCAGCGCGGTGCTGGCCCCCTACAGCGCCGCGACGACCATCCTGCGCATGCGCGTCTCGAGCGTGCGCATCAACAACAAGGGCACGTCCTGCGTGGTGTGGTCGCTGTCGCCCAACAGCGGCTTTGCCCGCAGTCCCAAGGACAATGTCGACAGCACGGTGCCCGCGGACCTGCGCGCCAGCACCAGCTCGTTCCTGATCCTCTCGGAAGTGCAGTACGACTACACCCCGATCATCGGCGCCAGCCTGACCGGCGCGATCACCATGCACGAGACGCTGTTCCTCAAGCCGCGCCAGAGCGCCGAGGTGACGTCCTACAACCAGCCGACGGCCTCGACCACCGTCTGCCCGGATACCTGAACCCCGCCCGACGGGGATCGCGGTCAGAGGAAGGCCCGACCCGCCGCGGGCGGGGGGATGCGCAGATGCGCCGCCACCGTCGCGGCGATGTCGGCGAAGCCGTCGCGCCGGCCGATCGGCCCCGGCGCGATCCCGGGCCCGGCCACCAGCACCGGAACGTGCTCGCGTGTATGGTCCGTCCCCGTCCAGGTCGGGTCGCAGCCATGGTCGGCGGTGATCACCAGGAGGTCGCCCGGCCGCAGCCGGCCGGTGAGCTCGGGCAGGCGCCGGTCGAAGGCCTCCAGCGCCGCCGCATAGCCCGGCACGTCGCGGCGATGGCCGTAGAGCATGTCGAAGTCGACATAGTTGGCGAAGAGGAAGCCGCCCTCCGGCAGCCGGTCCATGGCGGCGAGGGTCTTGTCGACCAGCGCCATGTTGCCGGCGCCCTTCAGGATCTCGCCGGTGCCGCGATGGGCGAAGATGTCGCCGATCTTGCCGACGGTGATCACCGGCCGCCCTTCCCGCGCCAGGATGTCGAGGATGGTGTCGGCCGGCGGCGGCACGGCATAGTCGCGCCGGTTGGCGGTGCGCTCGAAGCCGGACGCCGCGTCGCCGAGGAAGGGACGGGCGATCACCCGGCCGATATCGAGGGCATCGACATGGCGGCGGACGATGACGCAGAGGGCCAGCAGCCGATCGAGCCCGAAGGCCTCCTCGTGCGCGGCGATCTGCAGCACGCTGTCGGTTGAGGTGTAGAAGATCGGCTTGCCGGTGGCGATGCTCTCGGCCCCGAGCTCGGCGATGATCTCGGTGCCCGAGGCATGCTTCTGGCCGAGCACCCCGGGCAGTCCGGCCTCGGCGGCGACGGCGGCGATCAGGCTCGGGGGAAAGCAGGGGACGGTGCTGGGGAAATAGCCCCAGTCGAACGGCACGGGGAAGCCGGCGATCTCCCAATGGCCGGACGGCGTGTCCTTGCCCTTGGAGCGCTCGACGGCATAGCCCCAGCGGCCCGGCCCGGCGGCGCCGGCGAGCCCCGGCGGCAGCCGCCCGGTCGAGGCCTCGGCCGCCCGGCCGAGGCCGAGGGCGACGAGATGGGGCAGGGCGAGCGGCCCGGCGCGCAGGCCCGCCCGGTCGGCCCGGCCGGCGGCGCAGGCCTCCGCGATATGGCCGAGCGTGTCGGCGCCGGCATCGCCATAGGCGTCGGCATCGGCGGCGGCGCCGATGCCGACGGAATCCATCACCAGGACGAAGGCGCGCGTCATGGGCGACCTCACGCTTCGATGCGCTGCAGGACGGGCGGCAGCGCCTCCGCCTCGCCGATGCTGCAGGCGGCCTGCAGGGCGGCGGTCGCCGCATCGGCGGCAGCTTCGCTGCGGGCATGGACGAGGGCGAGCGGGCGCTGCGCATCGACGGTGTCGCCCAGGGCCGCGAGCTCGGTGAAGCCGACGGCGTGATCGACCGGGTCTTGCGGCCGGGTGCGGCCGCCGCCGAGGGCGACGACGGCGAGGCCGACGGCCCGCGTGTCGATGGCGCCGATGCGGCCGCCTGCCGGCGCCGGCACCGGCCGCACCACCGGTGCGGCCTGGAGATGGCTGTCGGGGCGATCGAGGAGGTCGGCCGGGCCGCCCAGCGCCGCGACCATGCGGGCGAAGCGCTCGGCGGCCGCCCCGGACTCGTAGGCGCCCAGCATCGCCGTGCGGCCGTCCTCCGGGGTTCTCGCCAGCTTGCCGAGCACCAGCATCTCGGCGCCGAGCGCCAGCGTCACCTCGAGGAGGCGCGGGTCGCGCCGGGCACCGGTCAGGAAATCGATGGCGTTGCGCACCTCCACCGCATTGCCGGCGGCGCTGGCCAACGGCTGGTCCATGGCGGTGATCAGCGCCGTCGTGGGCAGGCCGGCGCCGGTGGCGACGCCGGCGATCGAGGCGGCGAGCTCGCGCGAGCCCTCCAGCGTCGGCATGAAGGCGCCGGAGCCGGTCTTGACGTCCATGACCAGGGCCTGCAGCCCCGCCGCCAGCTTCTTCGACAGGATCGAGGCGGTGATCAGCGGCACGGATTCGACCGTCGCCGTGACGTCGCGGACGGCGTAGACGGTCTTGTCCGCCGGCGCGAGGTCGGCGGTCTGGCCGATGATGGCGGCCCCGGCCTCGCGCACGACGCGGCGGAACAGGTCGCTGTCCGGCTGCGTGGCATAGCCGGGGATCGAATCGAGCTTGTCGAGCGTGCCGCCGGTATGGCCGAGGCCTCGGCCGGAGATCATCGGCACGAAGCCGCCGCAGGCCGCCACCGCCGGAGCGAGCATCAGGCTGACATTGTCGCCGACGCCGCCGGTGGAATGCTTGTCGAGCACCGGGCCGGGCAGGCCGAGGCCGCTCCAGTCCAGCACCGTGCCCGAATGGGTCATGGCTCGGGTGAAGGCGACGCGCTCGGCCATGCTCATGCCGCGGAAGAACACGGCCATGGCGAAGGCTGCCACCTGCGCATGGGTCACGGCGCCGGAGACGAGGCCGGCGACGAAGGCGCCGATCTCCTCCTCGCTCAGCGCCTCGCCGTCGCGCTTGCGGCGGATGATC encodes:
- a CDS encoding AAA family ATPase; protein product: MSTGTHSSHAPGDAQIVPLPRVSLQAFCETSDLAQVVQTAAADRRMDKAHVKIQMGGVAAAAEAYRAAPTPNVILIENTQTRDELIAGLDRLAEFCDPGTKVVIIGHINDVLLYRELMRRGISEYIIAPVGPLALVRSLSDLFHTPGSDPVGRTLAFVGAKGGVGASTVCHNVAWAVAKTVGQDAVIVDMDLPFGTAGLDFNQDPPQGIADIVFAPDRVDSGLVDRLLSKCTDHLSLLAAPSTLERPYDVGEDGFDAVLDILRASVPSVVLDVPHVWSAWSRRVLASADQIVIVATPDLASLRNAKNLIDLMKQMRQHDAPPRLVLNMVGVPKRPEIKAADFAKNLETDLIAAIPFEPALFGTASNNGQMIAEISGGSKPAELFVSIAQHVSGRTEARRARRSLLAPIFSKLQRRKA
- a CDS encoding CpaD family pilus assembly protein; translation: MSVLSSARRRTRIVPGPCAAAGLLALTLAACAPTNRVVGPPDPTYTQVHPIVLNHGSRSIDIFLAGGSGHIGARQMADVRAFAAEYRRSGEGPLLIGFPTTDPTARRAGQGIREALASAGVTSARTGSYRPDDPEAIAPVKLAFTRLQAQVEGPCGQWPDDIAEYNGTLSGWNNRAQPWENFGCATQNTLAKQVADPLDLVRARPEGPSSAVRRVTVMSKYGQGQATATIYPDEGKEKINTGVGQ
- a CDS encoding type II and III secretion system protein family protein — translated: MLSQGHNRGRQGRAMRLVLILAAALLAGGLAAAPAAAQTNLRIGAGEGETTRRVDIGLGKSIIVDLPRDAKEVFVANPQVANAVVRSARKVFVTAAGVGQTTLVFMDLAGNQMSALDINVQRDISPIARAIQEAVPGSEIVVRQLNEGVLLSGYVNSADDASRAVAIASQFLGKDGAVANSISIRAREQVMLKVTVAEVQRQILKQLGIDLAGGNNSGTFTFSTSNPFGLAGPIASNTASIGNSNFNATIRAFERANVLRTLAEPTLTAISGESAKFLAGGEFPILTSSSCTPATAGGVPICQTGYTYKQFGVGLTFTPVVLNEGRISLKVGTEVSDIDNKNTFTTTDGAVIPAFTVRRADTTVELASGASLVMAGMIQQNTKQVVNGTPGLMNIPILGQLFRSRDYQRDNTELMIMVTPYLAKAVDRKDIALPSDGFTDASDPSTFLLGRFNKIYGVRGAPAPTGKLAGRYGFTVD
- the cpaB gene encoding Flp pilus assembly protein CpaB gives rise to the protein MKTAQVAVLLIALAAAGGAGYVYLASNPAPVPLAVAPPAPVAATKVLVAASDINVGTALGPRDMRWQDWPEASIGPTYITDKNDPAAMETWKGAIVRTPFVAGEPLRAQKLVKANSAGFLSAILPAGMRAVATKIAVDTAVGGFILPNDRVDVILTRRDPETTKQTGVDAWTSEIILRNVRVLAIDQNFEEQDGQKVIAGSTATLELTPPQTEVLALGKEMGSISLSLRPLADANPTGLEGAATPETGQGVMGAGTVVRYGITNAAPR
- a CDS encoding A24 family peptidase, with translation MSQLLILLVFPALVVYAAVSDLLRMTIPNRVTVGLALAFFGVALVTGMAPAEIGWHLAAGALVLVAAFACFAFGWIGGGDAKMAAATALWFGFDHVLMYLLIGSALGGLLTLGLLQMRALPLPRFAARHAWIARLHDTKTGVPYGIALAIAALIIYPETGWMQALGA
- a CDS encoding Flp family type IVb pilin, translated to MTTLLARFVKDENGATAIEYGLIAALIAVVAIGAMTLVGTNLTNKFSNIAANLN
- a CDS encoding Flp family type IVb pilin translates to MNTLFARFVKDESGATAIEYGLIAALIAVVAIGAMTLVGTNLTNKFSNIAANLK
- a CDS encoding TadE/TadG family type IV pilus assembly protein translates to MTSERLRGAALPKRFRRDQSGATAVEFGFVAMPFFALIFAIVEISLTFFTNQVLETAVQDAARQIMTGQSRSNNSSTAANNTQMANFKSLICAKINSAFIDCTKLQVDVETYTTFAAANTGEPIAGGKIAWTPGYQTGNPGDIVVVRAIYPMPTYTNFYGVGLANLSDGTRLLMATAVFRTEPFK
- a CDS encoding TadE/TadG family type IV pilus assembly protein, which encodes MSAAPPEPTAEAPGAARRRHGLPSSIFELRRRSGLENSAEHQSSGGASRVGTALRSTKRCLGRFGTGEGGVALVEFAMVLPLLVLLYVGGIAVTQGIMTDRKVILLARSLGDIVARGTTITASESTDVFNAASAVLAPYSAATTILRMRVSSVRINNKGTSCVVWSLSPNSGFARSPKDNVDSTVPADLRASTSSFLILSEVQYDYTPIIGASLTGAITMHETLFLKPRQSAEVTSYNQPTASTTVCPDT
- a CDS encoding phosphopentomutase — its product is MTRAFVLVMDSVGIGAAADADAYGDAGADTLGHIAEACAAGRADRAGLRAGPLALPHLVALGLGRAAEASTGRLPPGLAGAAGPGRWGYAVERSKGKDTPSGHWEIAGFPVPFDWGYFPSTVPCFPPSLIAAVAAEAGLPGVLGQKHASGTEIIAELGAESIATGKPIFYTSTDSVLQIAAHEEAFGLDRLLALCVIVRRHVDALDIGRVIARPFLGDAASGFERTANRRDYAVPPPADTILDILAREGRPVITVGKIGDIFAHRGTGEILKGAGNMALVDKTLAAMDRLPEGGFLFANYVDFDMLYGHRRDVPGYAAALEAFDRRLPELTGRLRPGDLLVITADHGCDPTWTGTDHTREHVPVLVAGPGIAPGPIGRRDGFADIAATVAAHLRIPPPAAGRAFL
- the deoA gene encoding thymidine phosphorylase is translated as MSVLPQEIIRRKRDGEALSEEEIGAFVAGLVSGAVTHAQVAAFAMAVFFRGMSMAERVAFTRAMTHSGTVLDWSGLGLPGPVLDKHSTGGVGDNVSLMLAPAVAACGGFVPMISGRGLGHTGGTLDKLDSIPGYATQPDSDLFRRVVREAGAAIIGQTADLAPADKTVYAVRDVTATVESVPLITASILSKKLAAGLQALVMDVKTGSGAFMPTLEGSRELAASIAGVATGAGLPTTALITAMDQPLASAAGNAVEVRNAIDFLTGARRDPRLLEVTLALGAEMLVLGKLARTPEDGRTAMLGAYESGAAAERFARMVAALGGPADLLDRPDSHLQAAPVVRPVPAPAGGRIGAIDTRAVGLAVVALGGGRTRPQDPVDHAVGFTELAALGDTVDAQRPLALVHARSEAAADAATAALQAACSIGEAEALPPVLQRIEA